A single window of Sparus aurata chromosome 22, fSpaAur1.1, whole genome shotgun sequence DNA harbors:
- the mycn gene encoding N-myc protein isoform X2: MPAVISKNSDLEFDSLQPCFYPDEDDFYFCGPDSAPPGEDIWKKFELLPTPPLSPSRAALPGEPATASPEADPLGFGLGDPLDWASELLLLPEDDIWGASDDGDLFGSALDTNPNSIIIQDCMWSGFSAREKLERVVTEKLGKAISTATGGGRSVCVKAPEVVSRSSVSECVDPTVVFPFPVHKKNGSRDSSGTVNTSTTHASVPSDSEDDDDDDDEDEEGEDEDEDEDEEDEEEEEEEEEIDVVTVEKRRSTTIKASPMATGTVTISVHPRSQDARGSGSGSGVVSRFVSRPPQELILKRSSVHQQQHNYAAPSPYASDDDPTPPPKKQKTSDAPRPPTRTISSSSSSSSTSCSSLSSMSGARSKRSASGDSSPRGSSDSEDSERRRNHNILERQRRNDLRSSFLTLRDHVPELAHNEKAAKVLILKKATEYVSSLETEEMRLQQEKDRLQARRQQLMRRLEHARTR, encoded by the exons ATGCCGGCGGTCATAAGTAAAAACTCCGATTTGGAGTTTGACTCCTTACAACCGTGTTTCTACCCGGATGAGGACGACTTCTACTTCTGTGGTCCCGACTCTGCGCCACCGGGGGAGGACATCTGGAAGAAATTCGAGCTGTTGCCCACTCCGCCCCTCTCCCCGAGCCGAGCCGCGCTACCGGGGGAGCCGGCGACTGCCTCCCCGGAAGCAGACCCTCTCGGCTTCGGCTTGGGGGACCCACTGGACTGGGCTTCggagctgctgctcctgcccGAGGACGATATCTGGGGGGCGTCCGACGATGGGGACCTGTTCGGCTCCGCTTTGGATACTAACCCCAACAGCATCATTATCCAGGACTGTATGTGGAGTGGCTTCTCCGCCAGGGAAAAGCTTGAGCGGGTGGTCACGGAGAAACTCGGCAAGGCTATTTCCACGGCCACAGGAGGCGGCAGGAGCGTGTGCGTCAAGGCGCCGGAGGTGGTGAGCCGCAGCTCGGTGTCAGAGTGTGTGGACCCCACGGTAGTCTTCCCTTTCCCGGTCCACAAGAAGAACGGCAGCAGGGACTCATCCGGGACCGTAAACACATCCACGACCCACGCCAGCGTTCCCAGTGACTCCG aggacgatgacgatgacgatgatgaagacgaagaaggagaggacgaggatgaggacgaggacgaggaggatgaggaggaggaggaggaggaggaggagattgaTGTGGTTACAGTAGAGAAGAGACGATCCACAACCATTAAGGCGTCACCCATGGCGACGGGCACCGTCACCATCTCCGTGCACCCAAGGAGCCAGGACGCCAGAGGAAGCGGGTCAGGGTCCGGCGTGGTGAGCCGCTTCGTCAGCCGACCTCCTCAGGAGCTGATCCTGAAGAGGAGCTCggtccaccagcagcagcacaactaCGCAGCCCCCTCACCGTACGCCTCCGACGATGACCCTACCCCGCCTCCAAAGAAGCAAAAGACATCAGACGCTCCAAGGCCTCCCACCAGAAccatctcctcatcctcctcatcttcctccacaTCCTGCAGCTCGCTCAGCAGCATGTCAGGGGCGCGCAGCAAGCGCAGCGCCAGCGGGGACAGCAGCCCGCGCGGGAGCTCCGACTCGGAGGACAGCGAGCGTCGACGCAACCACAACATCCTGGAACGCCAGCGCCGCAACGACCTGCGCTCCAGCTTCCTGACGCTGCGCGACCACGTCCCGGAGCTGGCACACAACGAGAAGGCTGCGAAGGTGCTCATCCTGAAGAAGGCCACCGAGTATGTGAGCTCGctggagacagaggagatgaGGCTCCAGCAGGAGAAAGACAGGCTCCAGGCCCGCAGGCAGCAGCTGATGCGCAGGCTGGAGCATGCTAGGACTCGCTAA
- the mycn gene encoding N-myc protein isoform X1: MPAVISKNSDLEFDSLQPCFYPDEDDFYFCGPDSAPPGEDIWKKFELLPTPPLSPSRAALPGEPATASPEADPLGFGLGDPLDWASELLLLPEDDIWGASDDGDLFGSALDTNPNSIIIQDCMWSGFSAREKLERVVTEKLGKAISTATGGGRSVCVKAPEVVSRSSVSECVDPTVVFPFPVHKKNGSRDSSGTVNTSTTHASVPSDSEEDDDDDDDEDEEGEDEDEDEDEEDEEEEEEEEEIDVVTVEKRRSTTIKASPMATGTVTISVHPRSQDARGSGSGSGVVSRFVSRPPQELILKRSSVHQQQHNYAAPSPYASDDDPTPPPKKQKTSDAPRPPTRTISSSSSSSSTSCSSLSSMSGARSKRSASGDSSPRGSSDSEDSERRRNHNILERQRRNDLRSSFLTLRDHVPELAHNEKAAKVLILKKATEYVSSLETEEMRLQQEKDRLQARRQQLMRRLEHARTR, encoded by the exons ATGCCGGCGGTCATAAGTAAAAACTCCGATTTGGAGTTTGACTCCTTACAACCGTGTTTCTACCCGGATGAGGACGACTTCTACTTCTGTGGTCCCGACTCTGCGCCACCGGGGGAGGACATCTGGAAGAAATTCGAGCTGTTGCCCACTCCGCCCCTCTCCCCGAGCCGAGCCGCGCTACCGGGGGAGCCGGCGACTGCCTCCCCGGAAGCAGACCCTCTCGGCTTCGGCTTGGGGGACCCACTGGACTGGGCTTCggagctgctgctcctgcccGAGGACGATATCTGGGGGGCGTCCGACGATGGGGACCTGTTCGGCTCCGCTTTGGATACTAACCCCAACAGCATCATTATCCAGGACTGTATGTGGAGTGGCTTCTCCGCCAGGGAAAAGCTTGAGCGGGTGGTCACGGAGAAACTCGGCAAGGCTATTTCCACGGCCACAGGAGGCGGCAGGAGCGTGTGCGTCAAGGCGCCGGAGGTGGTGAGCCGCAGCTCGGTGTCAGAGTGTGTGGACCCCACGGTAGTCTTCCCTTTCCCGGTCCACAAGAAGAACGGCAGCAGGGACTCATCCGGGACCGTAAACACATCCACGACCCACGCCAGCGTTCCCAGTGACTCCG aagaggacgatgacgatgacgatgatgaagacgaagaaggagaggacgaggatgaggacgaggacgaggaggatgaggaggaggaggaggaggaggaggagattgaTGTGGTTACAGTAGAGAAGAGACGATCCACAACCATTAAGGCGTCACCCATGGCGACGGGCACCGTCACCATCTCCGTGCACCCAAGGAGCCAGGACGCCAGAGGAAGCGGGTCAGGGTCCGGCGTGGTGAGCCGCTTCGTCAGCCGACCTCCTCAGGAGCTGATCCTGAAGAGGAGCTCggtccaccagcagcagcacaactaCGCAGCCCCCTCACCGTACGCCTCCGACGATGACCCTACCCCGCCTCCAAAGAAGCAAAAGACATCAGACGCTCCAAGGCCTCCCACCAGAAccatctcctcatcctcctcatcttcctccacaTCCTGCAGCTCGCTCAGCAGCATGTCAGGGGCGCGCAGCAAGCGCAGCGCCAGCGGGGACAGCAGCCCGCGCGGGAGCTCCGACTCGGAGGACAGCGAGCGTCGACGCAACCACAACATCCTGGAACGCCAGCGCCGCAACGACCTGCGCTCCAGCTTCCTGACGCTGCGCGACCACGTCCCGGAGCTGGCACACAACGAGAAGGCTGCGAAGGTGCTCATCCTGAAGAAGGCCACCGAGTATGTGAGCTCGctggagacagaggagatgaGGCTCCAGCAGGAGAAAGACAGGCTCCAGGCCCGCAGGCAGCAGCTGATGCGCAGGCTGGAGCATGCTAGGACTCGCTAA